The following coding sequences are from one Eucalyptus grandis isolate ANBG69807.140 chromosome 11, ASM1654582v1, whole genome shotgun sequence window:
- the LOC104426951 gene encoding MADS-box protein AGL72 isoform X1 → MARGKVQMRRIENATSRQVTFSKRRTGLLKKAYELSVLCDAEVAVIIFSQKGRLYEFSSTSESMFQVYDHNTRQKLEISTHRWAAVLVRLWALHRRGSRVEILQLLTRLKWGAIVVRIRKTIDQYRRSTNDAATYQASMEQYILRLKQETTDMERKIELLEVSLRKLSGQCLGSCSIDDIQRMGDQLERSLGSVRERKAQLFNDQIQQLQAKERSLKEEKAKLLAKSTAHLTAAAIHSRSSWSTDVETGLFVRLPEC, encoded by the exons ATGGCGAGAGGCAAAGTTCAGATGAGGCGAATTGAGAACGCGACAAGCCGGCAAGTCACCTTTTCAAAGCGCCGGACTGGGCTACTGAAGAAAGCTTATGAGCTCTCAGTCCTCTGCGATGCCGAAGTGGCCGTGATCATCTTTTCACAGAAAGGAAGGCTTTACGAGTTCTCAAGCACTTCCGA ATCCATGTTTCAAGTTTATGACCATAACACAAGGCAAAAACTAGAAATTTCAACCCACCGGTGGGCAGCTGtgttggttcggctttgggcaCTTCATCGTCGAGGTTCCAGGGTTGAAATTCTACAGCTGCTAACACGTCTTAAGTGGGGGGCCATAGTGGTGAG AATCCGAAAGACAATTGATCAATATCGCAGATCTACAAATGATGCGGCTACTTACCAGGCTAGTATGGAACAATATATTCTG CGTCTGAAGCAAGAAACCACTGATATGGAGAGGAAGATTGAGCTTCTTGAAGTTTCTCTACG GAAGCTATCAGGACAATGTCTTGGATCTTGCTCGATCGACGATATCCAACGGATGGGGGATCAGCTCGAGCGAAGTTTGGGCAGCGTTAGGGAAAGAAAG GCTCAATTATTCAACGATCAGATACAGCAGTTACAAGCAAAG GAGAGGTCTCTGAAAGAAGAGAAGGCAAAGCTTCTTGCAAAG TCAACAGCTCATTTGACAGCAGCAGCAATACATAGCCGGAGCAGCTGGAGTACAGATGTTGAGACGGGGTTGTTCGTCAGATTGCCGGAGTGTTAA
- the LOC104426951 gene encoding MADS-box protein AGL72 isoform X2 → MARGKVQMRRIENATSRQVTFSKRRTGLLKKAYELSVLCDAEVAVIIFSQKGRLYEFSSTSESMFQVYDHNTRQKLEISTHRWAAVLVRLWALHRRGSRVEILQLLTRLKWGAIVVRIRKTIDQYRRSTNDAATYQASMEQYILRLKQETTDMERKIELLEVSLRKLSGQCLGSCSIDDIQRMGDQLERSLGSVRERKAQLFNDQIQQLQAKERSLKEEKAKLLAK, encoded by the exons ATGGCGAGAGGCAAAGTTCAGATGAGGCGAATTGAGAACGCGACAAGCCGGCAAGTCACCTTTTCAAAGCGCCGGACTGGGCTACTGAAGAAAGCTTATGAGCTCTCAGTCCTCTGCGATGCCGAAGTGGCCGTGATCATCTTTTCACAGAAAGGAAGGCTTTACGAGTTCTCAAGCACTTCCGA ATCCATGTTTCAAGTTTATGACCATAACACAAGGCAAAAACTAGAAATTTCAACCCACCGGTGGGCAGCTGtgttggttcggctttgggcaCTTCATCGTCGAGGTTCCAGGGTTGAAATTCTACAGCTGCTAACACGTCTTAAGTGGGGGGCCATAGTGGTGAG AATCCGAAAGACAATTGATCAATATCGCAGATCTACAAATGATGCGGCTACTTACCAGGCTAGTATGGAACAATATATTCTG CGTCTGAAGCAAGAAACCACTGATATGGAGAGGAAGATTGAGCTTCTTGAAGTTTCTCTACG GAAGCTATCAGGACAATGTCTTGGATCTTGCTCGATCGACGATATCCAACGGATGGGGGATCAGCTCGAGCGAAGTTTGGGCAGCGTTAGGGAAAGAAAG GCTCAATTATTCAACGATCAGATACAGCAGTTACAAGCAAAG GAGAGGTCTCTGAAAGAAGAGAAGGCAAAGCTTCTTGCAAAG TAA
- the LOC104426951 gene encoding MADS-box protein AGL42 isoform X3 — protein MARGKVQMRRIENATSRQVTFSKRRTGLLKKAYELSVLCDAEVAVIIFSQKGRLYEFSSTSEIRKTIDQYRRSTNDAATYQASMEQYILRLKQETTDMERKIELLEVSLRKLSGQCLGSCSIDDIQRMGDQLERSLGSVRERKAQLFNDQIQQLQAKERSLKEEKAKLLAK, from the exons ATGGCGAGAGGCAAAGTTCAGATGAGGCGAATTGAGAACGCGACAAGCCGGCAAGTCACCTTTTCAAAGCGCCGGACTGGGCTACTGAAGAAAGCTTATGAGCTCTCAGTCCTCTGCGATGCCGAAGTGGCCGTGATCATCTTTTCACAGAAAGGAAGGCTTTACGAGTTCTCAAGCACTTCCGA AATCCGAAAGACAATTGATCAATATCGCAGATCTACAAATGATGCGGCTACTTACCAGGCTAGTATGGAACAATATATTCTG CGTCTGAAGCAAGAAACCACTGATATGGAGAGGAAGATTGAGCTTCTTGAAGTTTCTCTACG GAAGCTATCAGGACAATGTCTTGGATCTTGCTCGATCGACGATATCCAACGGATGGGGGATCAGCTCGAGCGAAGTTTGGGCAGCGTTAGGGAAAGAAAG GCTCAATTATTCAACGATCAGATACAGCAGTTACAAGCAAAG GAGAGGTCTCTGAAAGAAGAGAAGGCAAAGCTTCTTGCAAAG TAA